TCAAGTTTGGATGAGACTCAATCCGAACATATATAGCACCTCCTCAATCAGCAACTTATGGATGTGGTATTTAAGACCGGCGAGCGGAGGCCTCAAGTTAGATCAGCTCCCATTTATACTTGCTTAACTAGGGAGGGTTGGGCAACTTCATTTGCCACCCAGTCGGGAAAGCCACAAGACGAGCCGATTAGAAATAGAAGAAGTGGGATTTTCAGCCTTTATTAAAGgaagacattttatcaaaaaatacggCAACTCTCGGGCTTGGAAAATGAAAACGCCTGGCTCAAACTTCttcggatagtagaagtagtgaaaAATTTGAGGATACAGTGGGACTCGGTATAGGTGGAATAACACTATAACTCCGCACAACAACCTAATGGAATTAGGTGCTAATTGTTATAGAAGAATGTGAAAATAAGGGCAGATTTAAGAGAAAAAAAGATGTAAACGAAAGCGGAGTCTAGCCATGAATTGGTCTTTGAAAAAAGTAAGAAAGTCGGACGGAGGAATATGGGGATGGTCATAACCAAAGGAGATAACAATACGGTGGTCATGAGGAATGTGACGATCGAAGGGGAGGTGTACCAAAGCCCGTGAACGATGACGGGAGGACCGAAAGCCATGAAGAGAAGACTAAAATGGGGAGAGAAATGGAACTTACTAAAAACTAGAGGAACAAAAGGTCCAAACAATCGTTGGCGGCAATGAACAGgaggcaaggaagaagaagatgaagaaaaaaacGTGAAAACAATATAGTGGCATTGACACATGAAACTTAAAAACCCTAGGGATGGTGGCCCGCAACTGTTCGATCAAAAGGGTGAAGGAGAGAAGTTTAATCCAGACCGTTGAATTTAAACTGCTAGCGATCCCATCAAATCTCAATTGCATATCACATCGGATATTCTTTGGCAGTAGGCATGCGACACATGTTAAATAGGCACAGCGACATTTATGAGAGATGGGAAGCGATAAGCATGCTTATGGCAAAAAGGTGTGCGCATCATGGCTAACATTAATGATAAGCGATGTGCCCTCTTTCCAAGGTGCCAGAATGTCAATTCAAGGTGATCGGCGTCTGGTCGGGAAACAGAGGATGCTAGAAGCATCAACAGTTAAATGTACCATCACAACAGTGTGAGGAATGAACGTCCGACCGAAAGATAGGGAGCACAAacaacacaattgtccagtcaatcggacttgcagtctccttcaactagatttgagggggaggcttgtgatacaacAATTGAGATGGGGCCCCTTGAGTTGGGTTAAAGTTCGAGGGGTCGGGCCAAAGTCAAGTAAGGGGCATCCTTTGAAGCCAGCGCAACGCAGTCAATCATCGCGGCCAGGAGATTATCCAACCGACCCAATTAGCCGATCAGACCATTGGACCAAGAGATTATTCGACCAGACTATCGGACTGGTCGAACGCCAAGCCTCTCAATATGAATGAATAGCTCAAGATGAGTCAGTACTCTCCAGGGCCAAAATTTCTCTAAAAATGGCATAACTGCATAGCTCAGTCGAGCAGTCCAGCCGATCGGAACTACGGTCCGATCGGACAGAACGGACGCCTGATCCGATTGAACTTTTTTGTTAAAACCGATAGGCCAAGTAAGGGGCAGGTCCCCGACGACATTCTATATATCCGATCGGCCAAGTGATCGTCGACTGGGTCATAGGAAAGGCTCATTGATAGGTTAGCGGTTGTGGGGCTCGGCCCAATGACCTCATATTTCTTTTTGGCATTTTATGCCACAAAGGATAGCGAATATTCTATATGACATCAAAAGCTTCCTCTCCGTCAAACGCAGAGATTGAGGATCCATTTTGGGAAAGGTGTCGGAGCATCTTTATGGTCTGTCCTTTTCTAGAAACTCTTTAAGATTCGTGCATAAACAAAcaataaaactataaaaattagTCTCCATCTACAGACGCATATACGCTCATATTATGCAAGATTACACAATTTCCATTGTTCATACTACTGTTCATCACCTTCTGTCGATCACTAATTTGAAAGTCGAAGGGCCTAGACCAGGGACCCTTTCCTAGTCCAGTCACTAACGCTTCTCTTGATATGCGATACACAGGAGTGCTTCGAAGTTATTCTGGGGGCGGCAAGGAGTCTTCATTTCGTCAACATCTGAGCCACGTATCCAGCATTCCATCTCCACCCATTTCAAACAGGATCAACAAAAATAGCTTGGGAAGCATCGATTAATGACCTCCACAAGATTCGCACTTAGAATATACTAGGAGAAACCTATTCATTTCAATGCGAGGGGTTCTGGTTGCCCACTTCAACCTCCGCAAGAGGCTTATCCAACAACCCACAAATCCTCCGACGAGAAATAGCATGCCGCAAAATAAAGGGAAAAGACGAGGAATTAAGTGAGTAAaccatataaaaaaaaaagttgcaGTGCTCACACGATGTGAGCCTTCATACGGTCGAGCGGGAGTGAGATGTCGATCTCAATGGGGGAGGAAGGGATCGTCTCGGCAGCTCGATCTACGAGGTCTTCGCCTCCTCGTTCCATGCTAGCGACAGCGTCGGAGACCTTGACGTATCCCATCTTCTCTTCTCCGCCTCTGGCGCGCACAACTCGTATCTCGATCTGTGGATCGGCCCTTCGGAGCGAGGCGGCAACCACATTACGAGGTCCAAGTACACATTAACGAACCGGGCCGACCCGTTTGGGTTGACGTGGAAGTAAGGACAACGCAAtttgaatattaaataattttggatTGTTTTCGATGGATTAAATAGAATTTCAATATTAATTGGGTAAAGTAAATATGTCGTCAAtttatttagattaatttctAAATCCCTTCCgtgtttttttttgaattttaataaataaatctaCATCGTTAACGATGTGCAAAAGAAAATGGAAATTGCATTTCGGATTCGATTTTTTCTTGATAACCCGAATCCAACCCGCCGCTACTTACCCTACATTCCAGTCACCCCTCACCCTGCTGCTGCACCGTTGCGGCGTTGAAGTCGAGGGTCGGTGCTTATCCGGCGGCGCTGGATCGCAGAGCCGCCACCGCCACATCGCAGCGCGAAAATCATGTCCGTAGTCTACGGCCGCTTCGCTTTCCGCGTCCTTTCTTCCTTCCCCTTCCGCAACTCGTTCCTCCGCCGCCGCGGCCTCACCCACCTCCTCTACTTCACCAGCGGGGCTGCTCCAGCCGACTCCGCCAAGCCGACCGCAAGAGCCGCAACACTCTCGCCTGGAAATAACTCCCTTTCCCCAACTCCGTTCTCCCCCAACCTCTCCGTCTCCTCTGTCGAATCCCTCACTGCCCACCAGAAGGACCAGATCTCTCTATACGTCCGCACCCTGCTCCAATGGAATGAGGTATTGCAAGAATCTTATTAAGAGAGAGAATATTTAGAAGTGCTCCCTCGAGTGAAATTTTTTGAGGGATTTTATTCCGCAGAAAATGAACCTGACGGCGGTGACCGAGGAGAGCGAAGTGATGACAAGGCACGTTGAGGACTCGCTAGCTATCCTGCCGCCTCTGCAGCGATCTTACCTATCTCATTGTGCAAAATCAACTTCTTTGGAGGGGCTCAATGTTGTCGATGTCGGTTCTGGTGCAGGCTTACCTGGAATGATACTTGCCATTGCCTGTCCTAGTAATCCCTTTTTTCCCCGTTCCTCGTGATTGCCTGGTTCTTTTTATTGATCACGAGCATCCTGCCATCCGATTCATGAAGATTTGGCAGTGTTTTGTGTTTGATTGTTAATGAAGCCCTGATGAGCTTCCGATTAACTTCTCTTGTGCGTTAGAAATTGTTAGCGGATAACATATTGGGAAGAACTTTGCTGCATTGTTACAGGAAACCTTATGAAAGCTTGTTAACTCCAATGCAAATTAACAACAAGATACTTGGTAAACCTCTGTAGAAAAGAGGTAAATAATAAGAGAAAATCTGTATTCTAAGGCTGTTAAAAAGTTTCTCTCGGTGACTACATTGACCTTCAACGTTTCTTAGATATATTTTAGGCTATAAACTTCTTTTCAATTGCAATATTGTTATATCCTTATATGGTTATTAACTTTGGTTCTAACCTCTATGTATCTTAGTTCAAACAAGAGTTATGTTAACTGAGCATTAGATATTTGATTCACTGGAAATATTTTTTAGATGTTAGTATCAAAAGCTATAAATTTTTATAGAGCCTTTGGAAGTATCCGTAGTTCAGGTATACTTCCTACAGGGTTACCCGCTATGAAAGTTCTACATCTATCCCTAGGTTGAATTGTCAATATAAGAATATGCCTAAGTATGCCAACTTAGTTAAATGCAgtcaaattcaatttttttttttcagtttagctgaaacttagctaaatttatcCACTAACTCTGATATTGGCTTCCTACTGTAAGGAGCTTGTAGTTTTACCTTGCTGAGTTCTTGATGTAGTTAGAGCTAAAATAATAACAGTGAAAGATTTTTCTAGTAAAAAAAATGCTATTGTAAAAGTTCCGTATTTTGAATCATATTGTATCAAAGAAAATCCATTCAAGCCAGGATTGTATGTGCAAACTACTTCTGTGTTCAATATAATGAAGTTGCTGCTCTTGGACGTTTTTGTATTCAGCTACCTGAAACTTTGCTCTGACTCTCTTTGAGTTCATATAGGTTGGAAATTCACTCTTTTAGAGTCAATGAAGAAAAGATGTTATTTTTTGGAGCACATCGTGACTCTTATAGGCCTGTCAAATGTGCAGATCTTATGTGAAAGAGCAGAGGTAAGCACATTTCCAATTAGCATGATGCATAATTTATAGGAGGATATTCTGCATCAGTTTGAATTCATATGGAGGTCAGCAGGCAAACTATATAACATGCAAAGCAGATTGGTAGCATGAACTAAATTCACAGTGCTAAACTAATTGGTATATAATTTTTTCATATTCCATTAAACTGATAGCTAGGTTTAAAAGATGCTTTTAGTCTTAAGTGATTTGAGATCCAATATGATTCAAGGAATTAAGTTGCTTTTGCTTGATCCCTGAAATATCATGTATCATGACCATTATAACTtgcaaattgtcaaccaatactAGAAACTATTATGGGGAAATTTGCAAAGCTGTTCATGTTGCAAATATCCTTTTCTTCTGAATTcttgtcaagaaaaataaggagCGCAATGCAATAGCTTGTATGCCCTTTTGGAGGACTATGCAACTAAAAACATATAGTAGGTGGCTATAATGACTTATTGCTCTCATTGATAGGGATTTTACTCAACCAATTTGCTTCAGCCATTGATACATTGGACCAACATAGGCTAAAATTCCATCATATTTTCACGTTTACACATCTATAAGACTTTTAATTTATAACAAATACACAAAATGTTTGCCTGAGAGAATCCACTTGGTGTAAGTACCCCGGGTTGTTGCTATTAAACCCCTCCCCCCTCGGCCTACCTGGACCTACACTTGGCATCCATTCTATATGGATCTCATCTGTATTTAAATCTTATTGAGGAAGAGTTATTGAGATGAGTGGCTTGTAACATTCTCACTGACATCTAATTTCCATCTATCTTCAAACTCAAATATTATAATTCTAAACATGGTTTGATCAACATGTTGATAGGGCAGAGCGTTGGGCAGTGTGCTGATTTCAGGGAGTTATTTGATGTAGCAGTGGCAAGAGCTGTTGCAGAAATGAGAATTTTGGGTAGGAGTTTGATCAGATTGTATCACCTGTTTGTATTATATGTGGTTCATTGTGTAACATATCTTTGCTAAGTGGTTTTCCTTGGTACAGCTGAGTACTGTCTTCCATTGGTTCGTGTTGGTGGCTTGTTTGTTGCTGCAAAAGGTGCAGATCCTCAGGTTGATTTTATAT
This is a stretch of genomic DNA from Zingiber officinale cultivar Zhangliang unplaced genomic scaffold, Zo_v1.1 ctg154, whole genome shotgun sequence. It encodes these proteins:
- the LOC122036407 gene encoding ribosomal RNA small subunit methyltransferase G-like; translation: MSVVYGRFAFRVLSSFPFRNSFLRRRGLTHLLYFTSGAAPADSAKPTARAATLSPGNNSLSPTPFSPNLSVSSVESLTAHQKDQISLYVRTLLQWNEKMNLTAVTEESEVMTRHVEDSLAILPPLQRSYLSHCAKSTSLEGLNVVDVGSGAGLPGMILAIACPSWKFTLLESMKKRCYFLEHIVTLIGLSNVQILCERAESVGQCADFRELFDVAVARAVAEMRILAEYCLPLVRVGGLFVAAKGADPQEEVKRAENSIQLLGASILELCTVESHSPKGQRTSVICVKDRATPRKYPRQAGTPAKLPL